The Pseudomonadota bacterium genomic interval TCCCTTTTTTATTCAAAAGCCCCTTCTCGATTGATGGCTGTTACAGGGACCAATGGAAAAACCTCTGTTACTTTCTTTGCGCATCAAATTATGTTTTTTCTGGGGGTTTCTTCTGCATGTCTTGGAACGACAGGTCTATGGGTACTCGAAAATCAAGGAGCAAAAGTTGGCTTTGAAGAATCAAAATTAACTTGTCCGGATGCCATTACGCTCCATAAAACACTTGAAAAACTTTATCTACGGGGGATTGAAAGTCTGGCTCTTGAGGCTTCAAGCCATGGACTTCATCAGAATCGTTTAAAAGGTTTAAATTTTAAAGCAGCGGCTTTTACAAATTTTTCACAGGATCATCTTGATTATCATCAAACGATGGACGCGTATTTTGAAGCAAAGTGTCTTCTTTTTTCAGAGATTTTAAAAAAAGATGGATGGGCTGTTTTAAATGCAGATATAGAAGAAATTGGGATCTTAACAAAAATTTCAGAACGCCGTTGCCATCGGATTTTCACTTATGGTGCTAAGGGAGACGATGTCCGCCTTCTTGCATATGAACCAAAATTAGATTGTTTGCATATTACTGTTAATTTATGGGGAATTGTAAAATCCTTAACCCTTCCCTTGGTCGGAGATTATCAGGTTCATAATGCTTTATGCGCATTAGGGCTTGTTTTAGGAGCGCTCGATGTAACACCTGAAGATACATTAATTCTACAAAAAGCTTTAGAGGCTCTCGAATTTCTTCAAGCACCTCCTGGACGTCTCGAGAAAGTGGGAGAGACGAAAACAAGGGCGCGTATTTATGTAGATTACGCGCATACGCCGGATGCTTATGAGCGTGTTTTAAAAACATTGAGGCCATTTACGAAAGGACATTTGTGGATTCTTTTTGGATGTGGTGGAGAACGAGATGCACAAAAGCGGCCCCTTATGGGCAAGATGGCTTATACGTATGCAGACTTTATTGTTATAACAGACGATAATCCGCGTTCTGAGAATCCGGCTCAGATTCGTTCAGAGATTTTGACTTTTCTTCCAGAAAATAAACAAGCGCTTCCAGATAATATTTTTGTTATAGAAGATCGAGAGAAGGCTATTAAATGGACGCTTCAACATCTTAAAGAAGATGATGTTTTGCTTTTAGCCGGAAAAGGGCATGAAACAGGGCAAATTATTGGAAACATGACCTATCCTTTTAATGATAAAAATGTAACTCTTATGCTATTGAAAGAATTGGAGAAATAAATGTTAGGAGAAAAATTACCTCTCTGGACCCAAGAAGATATTATAAAGGCGACGCAAGGAGAAGCTTTCGGCCCTTCAAGAAGTGCTTATGGGTGTGCTATCGATAGTCGTGAAATTTCTCCTGATGATATGTTTATTGCAATTCGAGGTGGCGCCACAGATGGACATCATTATATTAAAGAAGCGATTGGACGCGGTGCGTCAATTATCCTAATTGATCATTGGCCTTCGGATTTTTTATCCCCTTTGAATCGTCCCTCGGATGTTTCTTTCATTTTGGTAAAAGATACCTTTGAGACTCTTTGGTCTCTCGCACGATATGCAAGAGCACGATTAAGCCCGAGCATTAAAATTACAGCGATAACTGGGAGCGTCGGAAAAACAACGACAAAGAAAGCTCTGGCGCATATTTTAGAAGAACAAGGATGTGTTGCAGCGAGTGCAAAAAGTTTAAATACAAAATTAGGTGTTCCTCTCTCCCTTATTCGGTCTCCAAAGAATGCCAAGTACGGTGTTTTTGAAGTGGGAATGAGTCAAAAAGGAGAAATTGCCCCCCTTTCTGAACTCATAAAGCCTCATGTGGCTATAATTACCATGCTTGCCCCTGCACATTTTGAAGCTTTTTCTTCTCTTTCAGAAATTGCGCAAGAGAAATTGAACATTGTAAAAGGACTTCCCTCAGAAGGGATTGTCATTTTAAATCATGACATGCCTCTTTATAAAGAAATATTTTCTGATATTCCGTATCAAAAAATGACATTTGGTCGTTCGGAAGATTCAGATTTAAGGCTTTTAAATATTAAATTATTAGAATTTGGATTTATGGAAGTGACAGCTCAATTTAAAGGAGAAATATCTC includes:
- a CDS encoding UDP-N-acetylmuramoyl-L-alanyl-D-glutamate--2,6-diaminopimelate ligase, which translates into the protein MQSIKFFPQNLLDEFTIEEINRLKELDSSGLALDTRSLEKGNFFIGIDGHKTTGSLFLEEAFLKGASGALISQKGFDAIRSQERILKLLPLWISTQNPSFYVGEMASLFYSKAPSRLMAVTGTNGKTSVTFFAHQIMFFLGVSSACLGTTGLWVLENQGAKVGFEESKLTCPDAITLHKTLEKLYLRGIESLALEASSHGLHQNRLKGLNFKAAAFTNFSQDHLDYHQTMDAYFEAKCLLFSEILKKDGWAVLNADIEEIGILTKISERRCHRIFTYGAKGDDVRLLAYEPKLDCLHITVNLWGIVKSLTLPLVGDYQVHNALCALGLVLGALDVTPEDTLILQKALEALEFLQAPPGRLEKVGETKTRARIYVDYAHTPDAYERVLKTLRPFTKGHLWILFGCGGERDAQKRPLMGKMAYTYADFIVITDDNPRSENPAQIRSEILTFLPENKQALPDNIFVIEDREKAIKWTLQHLKEDDVLLLAGKGHETGQIIGNMTYPFNDKNVTLMLLKELEK
- a CDS encoding UDP-N-acetylmuramoyl-tripeptide--D-alanyl-D-alanine ligase, which codes for MLGEKLPLWTQEDIIKATQGEAFGPSRSAYGCAIDSREISPDDMFIAIRGGATDGHHYIKEAIGRGASIILIDHWPSDFLSPLNRPSDVSFILVKDTFETLWSLARYARARLSPSIKITAITGSVGKTTTKKALAHILEEQGCVAASAKSLNTKLGVPLSLIRSPKNAKYGVFEVGMSQKGEIAPLSELIKPHVAIITMLAPAHFEAFSSLSEIAQEKLNIVKGLPSEGIVILNHDMPLYKEIFSDIPYQKMTFGRSEDSDLRLLNIKLLEFGFMEVTAQFKGEISPFTYVIEGIGEHFAFNTLGALLAAYALGANVEKAIQTLKTFTPEIRRGKCQVVLLDGKEMVLLDESYNANPTSMRAALSALSFLPKWKGGRMVAVLGDMLELGEQSAKFHQELSQEIKKHHIHAVYTCGPMMEHLHKALPKETQKIHVDQSQDLFKAVKTFLQEKDNIMVKGSLGMKMDKFVKGLKGE